CACGACCACCAATTCCAGAGCATCCAGTTCTTCAATCAACTCAAGCGCTTCCACACCATGTTCCGCCGCATGAATTTCGCCAAAACCCAAATCCTGCAGAAAAGCTTTGGTCATCATGCGTGCTGTCACAGCATCATCAACGATCATTACCGCCATGAAGTTTTTCCTTTTTTAAAACTTAAATTTCTGGACCAATTCCTGCAAGGATACAGCCATGCGCCGCAAGGCCGAGGCTGCGCGCTGGGCTTCACCCGCTCCTGCAGACGTACTGCGTGCAGCCTCAGCCACACCAGCAATATTTCGGGCAATTTCATGGCTGCCTTTGGCTGCTTCAGTCACATTGCGGCTGATTTCGCTGGTCGTGGCCGCCTGTTCCTCAACCGCACTTGCAATTGTGTTTTGAATATCATTAACTGTATTGATAATGGTTTGAATATCGGCTATCGCTTTGACCGCCCCCACAGTATCTGTTTGAATGGCCTCAATCTTGCCGCTGATATCTTCAGTCGCAGTCGCTGTTTCTTTGGCCAATTCTTTGACCTCATTGGCTACTACCGCAAAGCCTTTACCTGCTTCACCTGCCCGCGCGGCTTCAATTGTGGCATTCAGCGCCAGCAATTTGGTTTGCTGCGCAATCGAGGTAATCACGCGAATCACTTTGCCAATTTCAGCACTGCTATCGCCCAAGCGGCTGATCAGCTGATTGGTTTCTGCAGCCATCTTCACGGCATTGGCCGCAACTTTTGCAGCTTCATGGGCATTCAGCGCAATTTCTTTAATGCTGAAGGTCATTTCTTCAGCACCCGTGGTCACCACTTCAATATTGCGATTGACCTGCTCTGCTGCAGCTGAAACCACATTGGATTGACTTGAGGTTTCCTCAGCATTGCTGCTCATGTGTTGACTGACCGAAGTAAGTTCCTCTGAGGCATCGGAGAGATGGCGCGCATTTTTGGCCACAGTACGTAAAACCGACTTTTGTTCACTGACGTCCATGGCGAATTGGATCACCTTTAAGGGTTTCCCCTGCGCGTCCAAAAGCGGATTATAAGAAGCCTGAAGCCAAACTTCTGTTCCATTTTTGTTTAAGTGCTTAAATTCCCCGGCCTGAAACTCACCGCGATTCAATGCGTGCCAGAAATGGGAGTATTCCTCGGCAGACTTCTCTTGTTCATTCAGAAACAAATTGTGATGCTGGCCTTGAACCTCACTCAATTCATAACCCATTAAATTTAAAAACATCGGGTTGGCTGCAATCAAAGTACCATCCATTTCAAATTCTGCAATTGCTTGTGATTTTCCGATTGCATCGAGAATCGATTGCAAATAGGCAACTTTATCCTGTAAGGCAATTACTTCTGTCATGCTTCTACTCAAACTCCCTCATTGTTCGCTCATAATCACAGTTCAAAATAATATTTCCGTTTTTCGCTCTTGAAAGGCTTGGCTGGTATTTACTTTCCAGCCAGCGAGAACGAATCCAATTCCACTGTTTTTTCTGTATTCAAAATCAATAGCAAATGATCTTCCAATTTATAGACGCCGCTCACCAAACTTTTCAAACCCGCCTGCAAATGATGAGGGGGGGCTTCAAACAAATCATCTTCAATTTCAAGCACATCACCAATTTCATCTACCAATAAACTGACGGGCGCATCGCTGGTATGTATAATCACGTTCATAAAGGATTGCCCTATTTCACGTTCTACTAAACCCAGGCGTCGACGCAAATCAATTGCGGTGACAATTTGACCCCGCAGATTGATCAACCCTCTTACCACATTATTTGCCAAAGGCACACGTGTCATTTCTTGAAAACGAATGACCTCCTGTACTTTCAATACATCTACACCAAAAAATAATCCATCCAGAAAAAATGTACAAAATTGCCGACTGTTCATCTTGTTTACCTCAGACTAACAAGTTGCGCTGAGGAAGTATGCTCCTCAAAGAATGCAGGCATTTGTTTCAAAATAATACTGCGGAAATCCAGGATTTCTGTAACAGAGTCCTGTAAGATAATCGAGCCCAGTACCCCTTCGCGTCGGATACTTTGTTGAATTTCTAAATCGTCATCTGTTTCGATAATATCTAAAATATGTTCAACCACCAAACCGGCCTGCCGACCATTGGAAGTGCAAACCACCACGTGCAAGGGTTCATCATCCACAAAAGTTTCTGGCAAATCAACGCGTTGACTGCGTGGCAAAACTTCAGAAAGGTAAATCAGGGGCAGGATTTGTTTGCGGTATTGAATGACTTTCAAATCCCCTGAATACTCCACCTTTTTCCGATCAAATTCTTCAAGTCGGGCCACATGAGAAAGCGGCAGAACCATCTTCCGTCGATCCACGGCTTGAAACAGAAGCAGGCTCTGACGTTTACCAGTTCCTTTGTTCTGCTCATCTAAAGCTTCCTTCATGCGGCGTTGCTGGGCCTCAGAGATCACCTTAACACGCTGAGCAAAACCCATTACATCAATAATCAGAGCGACTTTTCCATCTCCCAGAATCGTTGCCCCCGCATAAACGCTGATCGATTTCAGTTGCTTACCCAATGCCTTGACCACAATCTCTTCAGTATCGTTGATTTCATCGACAATCAAACCAAAATGCTGCTCGTCGGCCTGCAAAACCACAATATTGAGATGAAAATTTTCATCAGCATGGGCCAAGCGCTCCAGTAATTCATTAAAGGAACCGCCCAAACCCAATTCCTGATTGAGATAAACAAGCGGTAAAAGCTGTCCCCGCAAACGGTAAACGGGAGAATTATAAATCATTTCAACGCCTTTGGTAGCTTCTTCGCCCTCCAAACTGACCAATTCAATCAAATTCATCTGGGGAATGGCAAAACGCTCACCTTGGCAGCTCACCATCAAGGCTGGAATAATCGCCAGAGTCAGCGGAATCTTAATTTTGAAGGTACTGCCTTTGCCTACCTCACTGAACAGATCCACCATACCGCCAACTTCTTCGATATTGTTTTTAACCACATCCATGCCCACGCCTCGGCCAGAAACATGGGTCACTTTTTCAGCGGTCGAAAAACCGGGTAAAAAAATCAGATTAAGCAAAGCACGTTCACTGATTTGGGCTGCCTCACTGGCTGTAATCAAGCCTTTTTCCAAGGCGCGTTCCCGGATTTTTTCCGGGTCTAGCCCTCGCCCATCGTCGCTGATGCTGATAATCACTTGCCCACCTTCGTGATAGGCTTTTAAAAGCAGTTTACCTGTTGCAGGCTTTCCTGCGGCCAAGCGTTGTTCTGGGGTTTCAAGGCCATGATCAATGGCGTTTCTGACAATATGGGTCAGGGGATCTTTAATCGCTTCGATCAAGGTACGATCCAGTTCTGTTTCTTTGCCTTCCATTTCAAGCATGACCTGCTTACCACAATCCAAGGCCAGATCGCGCACCAGACGCGGATATTTATTCCATATGGTGCCAATCATCTGCATTCGGGTTTTCATGACCCCCTCCTGCAATTCAGTGGTAATCAGATTTAAACGCTGAGAGGTCGCATTAAAAGCATTGTCTTCTTTGTGAGAACTGAACTGAAGCATTTGATTGCGGGCCAAAACCAATTCGCCCACCAAGTTCATCAATTTATCGAGCAGGCGCACATCAACACGGATACTTTCCATCGCCAGATTCTGGGTTTTGGCTTCAGCCAAAGGCATTTCCTTGGGTTCGGCTTTCGGGGGTGTAGAAGTTTTTTTTACTGGCTCAGAAACCTGTTCCAGAGTGTCTTTAGAGGCCTTTAAGGTTTCAATTTTGGGGGTCGGAGACTCTAAAACCTCAGTCAGCAGCTTGAGCGTTAAGGCCTCGGTTTCTGAATCTGTTTGTTGCGGAGGCTCAATTGCATCTATCTCTTCAGTTTCAGCAGATGATTCTGTAGTGATCTGAACAATGGCTTCTTTTGTCGCTGATTTTTTCTTGGCCTTGGCAGCCATTTTTTTAGGTTCCGGCACAGGAACAGGTTCATCTCCAGGAGGCATTGCAGGAGTCTGTAAACGTTTTAATTTCTGAATCAGAAGAGAATAATCCTTGTCCCCTTCCTGCTCTGTTTCACCAATCACGTTCAAGATCTCTCGAATGGCATCAAACATTTCCAAGAGAGTACTGACAATTTCAGTGGTCAGGGGAATTTTTTCTTCACGCAAGGCAACCAGCAAATCTTCACCGTCATGTACAACCGATTCCAATTTGGCCAAACCCAACCAACCACAACTGCCCTTAATCGTATGAACCGTACGAAATATTTTGGCTAAACTCTGTTGAACCAAAGAACTCCGAGGATCTTTTTCAAGCAAAACAAGCTCATTGTCTAATTTCTCAAGATTTTCATGACATTCACCCAAAAAAGCGGCAAGAACCTCATCCATAAGTTCGACTCTCCCTCTCAAAAACCAAAATTCATAAAATATGAGGAACAAAACAGCCTAAAAAAGTTTTAAGTTAACATTTGTGACAATTGTTATTAAAATGACATATATTTGTCAAGCCGCTAAAAAAGAACTTAGGTCTTACTTTTACGTCATTATACAGCAGCAGGAAAGGAATCTGCAAAAGGCATAATCAGTCAATTTCAAAGGTTTTACTTCCTATTCAGCAAGGATTTCTGACGAGAAGCATCAGAAACCATTTATTCAAAAGATCTGCTCAATCAAGCATTCAACACAGAGGCTTTAATTTTGTCACAGGAATATCAACTCTAGAAGAACAAACGCGCTAAAAGCGTTGAGACAATCCTAAAAAAGGATTAAACCGAGGCGCGTTAGACGTCAAGCCCAGATAAAAGCCCATATCCCACTGGGTGTTTGGAAAAGGGGAATAGGTAACCCCCGCATCAAACGTTGCGATCGGCTCTGTGGGCATTAAGCTGCTGACCCCTGCAAAGAGTTCAACAAAAGCCGCAAGTTCATCGGTAAAGTCATGGCCAATGGTCATCGCAAAACTAAATTCGGGGTGATAACCAGGTGCATTCTGTTCCTGATCTCCATGGCGGGCATCCAGTTCGGGGTGAGGGCTCAAGGCTTCCTGATTACTGGCAAGATCCATTTGCAATTGCGCCCCCATACCCCACCCCGCTCCCCAATCCCAGGCAAAAGGAAAAACGACTCCCCCTTCGACCAGATTATGAATGGTGGTATAGGTACTGGTGGGTAATTTCACAAAAGGCATGACCGAGAGCGCTGTATCTCCGCCATCATTGCCCCAAAGATTGTATTTCAGGCGCACCAGCATATCGCCAAAGCTCCAGATATCGGCCGTTGTCGGCTTGGCATCCACCGTACGGGTCAAGCGATTCCAATTCAAAGGCAAAATAATCAGATGTAAATCCAAATTATTCAAAAGACCCAACTTGAGATTGGTCGGGGCAATTAAAAGCTCAGAACTGCTGTCTTCACCCTCTTGGCTGAGAATCAGGGTCAGCAAATCCCCCTCAAACTGGAAATGCCCAGCATCTACGGTATAAGCGCTTTCTGTTTTATCGGGGCGATCAGTGCTTAAAGGTCTCATCGCAGCAGCCGGAACAGGATGAAAGAGATGATAGGCACTCTTATCCAGAACAGGCTCTGTTTCTAAATCCAAACGGGAAGAGGGTTCCTCTGGTACCTGCATTTCCTGAGCAGAAGCCAGCGCATGAAAACCAAGTGTAAAAGCCAGAAACAATTGAAATACACGTTTTTTCATGGCGCTTAAACCTCCAGTTTGAGTTGGGTAAACTGGGCCAATAGTGCCTGTAAACTCTCAGAGACATTGGATATCTGGCCATTGACCCGACGAATTTCCTGCGTACTTTCAGAGGTCTCCTGCGCATTATCTGCAAGCGTTGAAATGTTTTTGGTAATCTCGTGTACCGACTGTGAAGCCTGCGCCATGGATCGGTTGATATCCTTGGTTGCAGCAGAATGCTCTTCTGTCGCTGCGGCTATATGCCCCGACATTTCCATAACCTGCTCAAAGGTCTGGCTGACACGCTTGATCTGTTCAATCATTTCGTCTACTTCTTTTTGAATGCCATCTGACTTTTGCGTAATAAATTGACTGGCTTTGGCCGATTCACGCGCCAATTCCTTGACCTCATTGGCGACAACCGCAAAACCTTTGCCTTTTTCACCCGCTCGGGCCGCTTCAATGGTGGCATTCAATGCCAATAAGTTGGTCTGGGTCGCAATATTATTAATCAGATTCAACATCTGACCAATTTCAGCACTGCTGGCCCCTAACTGCTCACCCATCTGCTGGGTGCGCTTTAAAACCTTGTGGGCGGCCTGAACTTCAGTGGCAGAGGTTGTAGCATTGCGGGCGATTTCCTGAACACCAATGCTCATTTCCTCTGAATTTGCTGCCACAATATGAATATGCTCACCAATCTGGTTTGAAGAACTGGCCACGACCTGAGATTTATCAGCCGTAGAAGCCGCATTCTGATTGACCCTGTTACAAACCGTATCCAACATCTGGGTAGATTGCGCCAGAATTTCAAGGTTTTCTTGCAGATTGGCAAAGAGGATCTGTTGTTGTTTTTGCAGATAAGCCTGTTGGGCCTGCTGTTGCTGCGAGGTTTCATTTTCCAAACGTTGCTGCAAAAGTTGAGCCTGTTGCTCTTGTTCCTGTTTGCGCAAATTTGCTTCATACTCCAATTTTTGACGGTAAAGCTCTGCCTCCCGCTCTTTTTCCTGCTGATGGGCCAGGAGTTTTTGTGCTTCTTCCTGCGCCCGCTGTGCTTGCATTTGTTTTTGAAAGCGGTAAACCATCCAGGCCACAATCGAAAACACCACAATAATCAAAAGATTCGCAACAATCAAAATTAGATCAATTTGTTTTTCTTTGGCTGAAATCTGACTTTGTAAATCTTTGTTAAGCCGATCGGCTTCGGCAATGAAATCGTTGAAAACACCATCAAACAAGGTATCCAGATCCCCACCGGCCTGCCCCTTGCCTTTGCTTTCAACACGTTGCTGAATAATCTGTTTCCATTTTGCAAGCTGCGCCGACATTTTTTTGAGACCTTCACGCAAGGCGGGCTCTTCTACGCTATGCAGATAACCCACAGGTGAAGCCCCCCCCTTCTGCCCTGCCATCACCAACAATTGATTTACGCTGTCGATATGGCTGGTAATTTCTTTTTGCAAATCAATGGTGGTGTCTCCCGCCATATACTCCTCAAACCACAAATGTGCCTGGGTAATATGCAATTGAGAATGTTCCATTAAACGTGCTATCGGCATTTTGTACCTGAAGATATCCGCGTTTGATCGATTAATAATAAACAGCATCAAGAGCGAAAAAAGCCCCATGGCAACGATCAGCGCAGGAATTTTCCAACCTGACTGAGAACTTGTCTGAATATTTAAAACCGAATCATTTTCATTTTGTGTGGCCACATGCACTCCCTCATTTCATGCCCTTATACTTCAAGTCTTGCCCTGAAAATACGAATAGCAGGTTTTCTCTACACAGAGGCAGAGAAAACCTGCTCCGTTGATTACACTTCGCAATCAATGAAAACTTTATTAAAGTTAATAATTGAAACTAATAAATTGAAAAAAAATGTAACAAATTCACAAATCTTCTAGTAGAGAATCATAAGGCTTGATTTCTGTTTTTTTCAAGCCCCCCAAAGGTTAAATTAAAGAGTAATTATTATCTTTTTTTATCACAAAAATGACATATTAATTTTGTAATGTATTAATTCAAGGTCTAACCATCCCCTACAAAACAAAAATTCTTTAATATTAATACCTTTTGATTTATTTTTTATACACACAGAAGAAAGGTATTTACCCTTTAAAATAGGCATAGAGGTATATGTATATAAGTTCTTTCGCTATTCAAAAAACGACAAAGAGGGGTTGATAAATCAACCCCTCTTACAAATGAGAATAAACTTAAAAGCTGTATTTCGGCAATTGAATAGCTGCTTGAACCCAAGCACCTACTATACCCGCATTCGGTGCTTCTGCCATCAAACCTCGGGCTGCGGCGGCTCCCGCCAAACGTTGAGACAGCACAGCCTGGTCAGCGGGATTGACATACAAGGTCAAGTCTTGAACATTCCAAAGACCCACATCCTGTAAAAGACGGGTTTGATTGGGAGTCGCGCCTACCCGCAGCAAATCGGCAGAACTGATCCAGCCAAAAACATTCTGTTTGACCTGGGCCTGCTGAGCAGAAGAAGTAAACAGGGGCACACTGCCAGAAAGCATATTGACAAAGAAACGGCCGACAACACCTAAACCTGCGCCCACTTTCAGCAAACGATCGGGGGTATTGATTAAAAACAAGCTCATACGGCTGGCCGCTGAGGGATCTGAAACTATCGCAGAAATCCCACCTTGAGCAGCCATGCTTTGCGTAGCGTAATAATTGCCAGAATAGGCATCTGTTTGATAAGGATTGGCGGTATAGGTATTTGTGGAAGCCACTGCCGTGGCGCCCTGAACAGGAACATAACCATAAGGAGAAGAGGTTCCGCCAACTGCCTGTACCATTGTTCCTGTTTCCTTTGAAATTATTACTCTACTGCTTTGATTATAGAGCCTTGAGGTTAAATCCCTGCGCTCTAGAAGTTATCAAGAATTTAAGTTTAGTTAAAAAAAGATTAAAGGAGCCTTTTTTCAAGACTCCTTTAATCAATCGGATCCAGCTGGATCCAGCCATTTTTAAGCGAAACGACCTAAATCACTTCCAAGGCAGTGGTTTGTTCTTCCTGGCCAGGAACCCCAAACATTTGAACGATCTGAGGATCATAGCGAATGCCAGCATAACGGTTGAGTTCATCCACGATCTGCTCAGGACTCAAAGCCGCACGGTAAGGACGATCCTGGCTCATGGCGCAATAGGCATCCACCACGGCCAAAATACGGGCCGGAATCGGGATTTGCTCGCCGACCAAACCATCAGGATAACCTGTGCCATCCCAACGTTCATGCGACCAGCGCACCCATTTGGCTGCATTTTCAAATTCTGGCCCCAGATTCTCGAGAATAAAACGATAGCCATGCAAAGGATGTTCTTCCAAAACACGCCACTCATCGGGACGCAGGCCACGTTCTTCCTGTACAAAATCATAATTGTCCATTTCGCCAATATCGTGAAGAAGTGCCGCGACTTTCAAAGAATCGAGATCTTCGCTGCTCATTTCAAAATGAGCGGCCACCTGCAGGCAGAGATCCGCCATATATTCAGAAGTATAGGGCTCCTGCACCATTTCAAAAGCATCAGATTCTGCGCTCAAAGCCAAGATATCGTCAAAATTGAATTGTCCGGGTTTTTTCTTAAGAAAACTGCTGCCCCCAAACCCTTGATTGCCTCCCATACGGGGTACGACCAACAGGGCCAGCGCATAAACAATACAGACCGCATAAAGAGCCAAAGAAGCATAAAGGGTCATGCTTTTCAGCCCCAGGCTCACGCCCAATAAACTTTGCAAACTTTCCATTTCTAAGGGGTACCTCGCATAAATTCGAGAAATGCAGCTTCATCAAGAACATTTAAACCCAATTTAAGGGCCTTGTCTAATTTGCTACCAGCTTTGTCTCCTACAATAACATAATCTATTTTACTACTTATAGTGCCTTTGACACTCCCCCCCTGTTTTTCGATCCATTCTGCAGCTTCAGATCGTCCCATGGAGGAAAGGGTACCTGTCAAAACAAAGCTCTTGCCAGAAAGGGGCAAGCCCTCTCTTGGCCTGGATTCAGGCAAGCTAAAGCAAAAGCCCAAACCGTCTAATTTTTGCAATAAAAGTACGGTGCTTGGGCTCTGAAAAAATTGCACCACACTTTCGGCAATTTGAGGGCCAATTCCATGAATCGCTTGAATCGCTTCCTGATCTGCCAATTGCAGTGCTTCCAGGCTGCCGAAATGCTCAACCAATAACTGCGAGGCCTCTTTGCCCACATGGCGAATCCCCAAAGCAAACAAAAAACGCTCAAGCGGCACATTCAAGCGGCGCTCCTGCAATTGCTGAAGCAGATTTTCGGTAGACTTTGGCCCCATACGCTCTAAATTGACGATCTGCTCATAGCTCAAGGCAAAGAGATCGGCAAAATCTTTAACCAGCCCCTGTTCCACCAATTGTTCCGCCAAAGCTTCTCCCAGGCCTTCAATATCCATCGCATTGCGTGAAACAAAATGCTGAAGCGCACCTTTTAAACGCCCTGGGCAGGTTTCGTTGAGACAGCGAATGATCGGGCCATTGGCATCGGGATACAGCAATTGCGAACATTTCGGGCAAACCGCAGGGTATTCGAACAGACGCTCCTGTCCGGTACGCTTTTCAGAAAGCGAACGTACCACCTCGGGAATAATTTCACCCGCTTTTTGAATCACCACCACATCGCCGATCATGATGTCCTTGCGACGGATTTCTTCCTGATTATGCAAAGTGGCGCGCGAAACCAGTGAACCCGCCAGAAAAACAGGTTCAAGTTCAGCCACTGGCGTGACAGCTCCTGTGCGCCCCACTTGTAGGGTTATATTTTGAATGCGGCTCAAAGCCTGTTCCGCAGGAAATTTATAGGCAATCGCCCAACGGGGAAATTTAGAGGTAAACCCCAACTCTTTCTGCAAAGCCAAATCATTGACCTTAATCACCACACCATCAATTGCAAAGGGCAATTCCGGCCCTTCTTGCCCCCACTTCTGGCAAATATCCCAGACAGCCTCCATCGATTGACAGATTTGCACATAGGGGCTGGTAGGAAAACCCAGTTCACGAAAATAAGCCAGCATCGCCGAGTGGGTAGGCAAGCTTACCTCTTCAGAAACACTGCCGGCATAAATAAACAAATCCAGTTTACGGGCCGCTGTAATGGCTGGATCCTGTTGGCGCAAAGAGCCTGCTGCCGCATTGCGGGGATTGGCAAAAAGTTTCTGGCCTTTGGCCATCTGTTCATGATTTAACTGCGCAAAGGCTGCTTTGGAAAGATAAACCTCACCACAGGGGTTGAGCCACTGAGGAACAGCGCCCTGAGCATTGGGAATCAAGCGCAGGGGCAGAGAACGAATCGTGCGCAAATTGGCACTGACATCTTCACCCACACTGCCATCTCCTCGGGTGGCCCCCAACTGAAAAAGCCCTGCTGCATAGGTCAACGAGATCGCGAGGCCATCGATCTTGAGTTCGACCGCATATTCCACCTGCTCACGCCCTGAGAGCTTCAAGACACGGGCATGAAACTCATCCAGTTCTTCGCGGTTAAAGGCATTGTCCAAACTGAAGAGGGGCACAGCATGTGTTACAGGTGCAAATTTCCCAGAAATCTTGGCTCCTACCCGCTGGGTCGGAGAATCAGGGGTGATCAGTTCAGGATGTGCCTGCTCGATCTCTACCAGCCGACGGTAGAGTCGGTCATAGGCTGTATCTGCAATTTCAGGCTGATCCAAAACATAATAGCGGTAATTATGATACTGCAACTCAGCACGCAATTGCTCAATCTGAGTACTTGCAGTAATCAGTGACTCTCCGCTCATGGGCTCAGGCTTCATCCTCAAAGACTGAAACCCGATTGCGCCCCCCCGTTTTTGAACGGTAAAGCGCAACGTCTGAGGCTTCCATCAATTGCTTGGGATTGTTGCCGTGTTCTGGATAGGTGGCAATCCCAATACTGACTGTAATATTGCGTCCAGTGACCAGATGACTGACATCAGTGGCCTCAACCGCCTGGCGTATGCGCTCAGCCACCATCATGGCTCTTTCTGTATCCGCTTCCGGCATGAGAATGGTAAATTCTTCACCCCCATAGCGCGCAGGGATATCTACTTCAGTGCGAATATTGCGCTGAATCGTCGCAGCCACCAGTTTAATCACCTGATCGCCAATGGGGTGCCCAAAGGTATCGTTGACATGTTTAAACTTATCAATATCCATGATCAAAAGCGAAAAGACCTTGTTGAGCTGGTTGGCTTTTTCGATCTGTTCCAACATACGCTGATCAAAGAAACGACGGACATAGAGATGGGTCATGCTGTCTTTGGTGGCCAGCTCATAGTTGCGCACGTTTTCAATCAAGATCGAGGCGTAATTGGCAAACGAAACCAGAATGGCCTCATCGCGCTCATTGAAAGTCAGTACGCCCCCACCCCGTTTTTCTTTGTCAAAAACGGCCATGACATAAGAAACCAGGGCATTTTCGCCTTCGCGACTTTTATTGTGAATCGGAACAAACAGCGCATAGCGCGCTTCAACCTGCCAGATTCGCCCCCCTTCTACCATGCAGATATGCGGCTCACCCGATTCAATCGTACGGGTCAAAGCTTCAACGGAACGATAGGGTAAGAGATCGCGCTGCGAAAAAGGTTCGGTGTTTTTACAGCAGATCATGGTCAGCGCATCGCGCCCATAATCCACCTTAAAGATCACGCCCTTCGTGGCCGAGGTTGAAGAAAGCATCTCATCGAGAATCGATTGAAACAGTTTGTTTTCATCCAGGATTGAAATAAAGCGCATGCTGATTTCGCTCATTTTTTGAACACCCAAATTGGCCTCTACCAATTCAGCCTTTTGCTTGCGCAATTTATCGGAGGTCTGTTTCAGATCTTCCATCAAGGAAAATTTATAAATATCCATGCTGACCTGGCGGGCAATCATGGCCAAGAGGATTTGATCCGTACCTGAATAGGTCGATTTATCGAGCTTATCCCCCAGCAAAAGACACCCTACCAGGTTCTCTTTCACCACCAAAGGCACAATCATCTGAACCTGAAAACGGGTTAAAAGCTCTTGATGGGCTTTATAAAAGGCCGGCAATTCAGTTTCGACTTCTGCCATCGCCAAAGGTTGCCGCAGCTCCACCCAACGCGCCAATTCTTTAGGGTCGAGACGCAGATAAAAATTGGCGTCCATACCCTTGGCAACAATCGACTGCATCGCATATTTGTATTTGGCATAGGATAAGACCGCTGCTTTGGTACACAGCACCGTCCCCATCAACATGCGCAATAGATTGCCCATCGAAACGCGAATATCCGGCGCTTCACTGGAAGTCACTTCTTCGCCAATATCGTAAAGAGAGGAAAGCGTATAAAGCAAACGCTCTACTTCAACCCGATCAAATTCCTGAAGAAAATTATCGAGGGTCAATTTACCAAAATCAAGGGGGTTTTGTTGTTTATTTTCAGTAGGCATAATCAGATGGTCTCAGAATCGGGTCCCAACAAATCTTTGACAAGATCAGCCAATTCATCGGGGTAATAGGTAACAGAGGTGCCATCACGTGCGATCTTGGCAATACCA
The bacterium (Candidatus Blackallbacteria) CG13_big_fil_rev_8_21_14_2_50_49_14 DNA segment above includes these coding regions:
- a CDS encoding DNA ligase (NAD(+)) LigA, whose product is MSGESLITASTQIEQLRAELQYHNYRYYVLDQPEIADTAYDRLYRRLVEIEQAHPELITPDSPTQRVGAKISGKFAPVTHAVPLFSLDNAFNREELDEFHARVLKLSGREQVEYAVELKIDGLAISLTYAAGLFQLGATRGDGSVGEDVSANLRTIRSLPLRLIPNAQGAVPQWLNPCGEVYLSKAAFAQLNHEQMAKGQKLFANPRNAAAGSLRQQDPAITAARKLDLFIYAGSVSEEVSLPTHSAMLAYFRELGFPTSPYVQICQSMEAVWDICQKWGQEGPELPFAIDGVVIKVNDLALQKELGFTSKFPRWAIAYKFPAEQALSRIQNITLQVGRTGAVTPVAELEPVFLAGSLVSRATLHNQEEIRRKDIMIGDVVVIQKAGEIIPEVVRSLSEKRTGQERLFEYPAVCPKCSQLLYPDANGPIIRCLNETCPGRLKGALQHFVSRNAMDIEGLGEALAEQLVEQGLVKDFADLFALSYEQIVNLERMGPKSTENLLQQLQERRLNVPLERFLFALGIRHVGKEASQLLVEHFGSLEALQLADQEAIQAIHGIGPQIAESVVQFFQSPSTVLLLQKLDGLGFCFSLPESRPREGLPLSGKSFVLTGTLSSMGRSEAAEWIEKQGGSVKGTISSKIDYVIVGDKAGSKLDKALKLGLNVLDEAAFLEFMRGTP
- a CDS encoding chemotaxis protein, producing the protein MTEVIALQDKVAYLQSILDAIGKSQAIAEFEMDGTLIAANPMFLNLMGYELSEVQGQHHNLFLNEQEKSAEEYSHFWHALNRGEFQAGEFKHLNKNGTEVWLQASYNPLLDAQGKPLKVIQFAMDVSEQKSVLRTVAKNARHLSDASEELTSVSQHMSSNAEETSSQSNVVSAAAEQVNRNIEVVTTGAEEMTFSIKEIALNAHEAAKVAANAVKMAAETNQLISRLGDSSAEIGKVIRVITSIAQQTKLLALNATIEAARAGEAGKGFAVVANEVKELAKETATATEDISGKIEAIQTDTVGAVKAIADIQTIINTVNDIQNTIASAVEEQAATTSEISRNVTEAAKGSHEIARNIAGVAEAARSTSAGAGEAQRAASALRRMAVSLQELVQKFKF
- a CDS encoding histidine kinase — protein: MDEVLAAFLGECHENLEKLDNELVLLEKDPRSSLVQQSLAKIFRTVHTIKGSCGWLGLAKLESVVHDGEDLLVALREEKIPLTTEIVSTLLEMFDAIREILNVIGETEQEGDKDYSLLIQKLKRLQTPAMPPGDEPVPVPEPKKMAAKAKKKSATKEAIVQITTESSAETEEIDAIEPPQQTDSETEALTLKLLTEVLESPTPKIETLKASKDTLEQVSEPVKKTSTPPKAEPKEMPLAEAKTQNLAMESIRVDVRLLDKLMNLVGELVLARNQMLQFSSHKEDNAFNATSQRLNLITTELQEGVMKTRMQMIGTIWNKYPRLVRDLALDCGKQVMLEMEGKETELDRTLIEAIKDPLTHIVRNAIDHGLETPEQRLAAGKPATGKLLLKAYHEGGQVIISISDDGRGLDPEKIRERALEKGLITASEAAQISERALLNLIFLPGFSTAEKVTHVSGRGVGMDVVKNNIEEVGGMVDLFSEVGKGSTFKIKIPLTLAIIPALMVSCQGERFAIPQMNLIELVSLEGEEATKGVEMIYNSPVYRLRGQLLPLVYLNQELGLGGSFNELLERLAHADENFHLNIVVLQADEQHFGLIVDEINDTEEIVVKALGKQLKSISVYAGATILGDGKVALIIDVMGFAQRVKVISEAQQRRMKEALDEQNKGTGKRQSLLLFQAVDRRKMVLPLSHVARLEEFDRKKVEYSGDLKVIQYRKQILPLIYLSEVLPRSQRVDLPETFVDDEPLHVVVCTSNGRQAGLVVEHILDIIETDDDLEIQQSIRREGVLGSIILQDSVTEILDFRSIILKQMPAFFEEHTSSAQLVSLR
- a CDS encoding chemotaxis protein CheW — encoded protein: MNSRQFCTFFLDGLFFGVDVLKVQEVIRFQEMTRVPLANNVVRGLINLRGQIVTAIDLRRRLGLVEREIGQSFMNVIIHTSDAPVSLLVDEIGDVLEIEDDLFEAPPHHLQAGLKSLVSGVYKLEDHLLLILNTEKTVELDSFSLAGK